A window from Drosophila willistoni isolate 14030-0811.24 chromosome XR unlocalized genomic scaffold, UCI_dwil_1.1 Seg143, whole genome shotgun sequence encodes these proteins:
- the LOC6645337 gene encoding class E basic helix-loop-helix protein 22 translates to MFYYCCCRQQFVVILVCLIYILLVLIFFINVFLADRNMHTNLMMRGAGGMPNGGGGGGGIGGGMIGAAGGGGIHPGHHNPYDMHGYHHYNNYHPQMDPKQQQEAARKTPNQQQVEQDIYYYFNHVFRRRRRR, encoded by the coding sequence ATGTTCTactactgctgctgccgccAGCAGTTTGTGGTCATACTGGTCTGCCTAATCTATATACTGCTTGTCCTAATCTTCTTCATCAATGTGTTTCTCGCCGATCGCAATATGCACACCAATCTTATGATGAGGGGTGCTGGAGGCATGCCAaatggtggcggcggcggcggcggaaTCGGAGGAGGAATGATTGGAGCAGCCGGAGGTGGCGGTATACATCCAGGTCATCACAATCCGTACGATATGCATGGCTATCATCATTATAACAATTATCATCCACAAATGGATcccaagcagcagcaggaagCGGCACGAAAGACACCCAATCAACAGCAAGTAGAACAGGATATCTACTATTATTTCAATCATGTATTCAGAAGGCGGAGACGGCGTTAA
- the LOC6645338 gene encoding LIM and SH3 domain protein Lasp isoform X2: MNKTCARCQKVVYPIEELKCLDKTWHKTCFKCTECGMALNMKTYKGYNKMPYCEAHIPKAKATAIADTPELKRIAENTKIQSNVKYHADFEKAKGKFTQVADDPETLRIKQNTKHISNVAYHGDLEKKAAMEKQRGSAEVSDSSTHSPIPPATAATLHHQQQHQQQHQQQHQQQHQQQQQQQHLYQQQQHHQQQQQQQQHYLQQQQQTLPPPPIQHQQYNTAAITPTYHHQQHPQQQQQEPQQQQHIHRQQSQQQQQLIYDPYAHYQQPQALRQQQLQQQQQQQAIKQASHLYPTASSQSQQHQQQQQLPPSQQQQQQQQQQQQLPSSQQQQQPSINNYNDLRSAILHNSHHPSGNAVDHYEQMQQHNSNSSLTAAAQQQQQQQQQQQQQQQQQQQQHHQQQQQHQQQQSQHSLLNNNASNGGLQSTNNNGSTSHQMLMRGSAINTAGGNSQTDMGGPVRSKQSVAGGAASAGHLQQLYASPNYAAVTPSENSLNVKHHPSNGHLPQSVVQQQQILNSSNIGKIADYDPLTDGPRAMPSAGRSTTTLVYSSTEQRGSGGAANSVYPKRIGSIQNIDPANGIYGSLSSAEQAQAQKQQQYYQQVQMMQQQEQNLRQQPSYDSVQEKSSRHGGSLRVYRAIYDYEAQDVDEVSFREGDVIFEVESIDSGWMTGRVERTGKTGMLPANYVEQAVI, encoded by the exons ACATGGCACAAAACGTGTTTCAAATGTACAGAATGCGGCATGGCGCTCAATATGAAAACTTACAAGGGCTACAACAAAATGCCCTATTGCGAGGC ACATATACCCAAGGCGAAGGCAACGGCTATTGCAGATACGCCTGAATTGAAACGCATTGCTGAGAATACAAAAATCCAATCGAATGTGAAGTATCATGCAGACTTTGagaaggccaaaggcaaatttACACAG GTGGCAGATGACCCGGAAACGTTGCGCATCAAACAGAACACGAAGCACATATCGAATGTGGCATATCATGGTGATCTCGAGAAGAAGGCAGCCATGGAGAAGCAGCGCGGTTCTGCAGAGGTTTCCGATAGCAGCA CCCACTCGCCCAtaccaccagcaacagcagcaacactgcatcaccagcagcagcatcagcagcagcatcagcagcagcatcagcagcagcatcagcagcagcaacagcagcagcatttgtaccaacagcagcagcaccaccaacaacaacaacaacaacagcaacactatctgcaacaacagcaacagaccTTGCCACCGCCACCCATACAACATCAGCAATACAATACAGCGGCCATAACGCCCACataccaccaccaacaacatccacaacaacaacaacaagaaccacaacaacagcaacacatTCACAGGCAGCAAtcacaacagcagcagcaattgaTCTATGATCCTTATGCACACTATCAGCAACCGCAGGCTTTACGCCAGCAACAgttgcaacagcagcagcaacaacaagccATTAAACAAGCCTCACATCTGTATCCCACAGCATCATCGCAATcacagcagcaccagcagcagcaacagttgcCGCCatcacagcagcagcagcaacagcaacagcagcagcagcagttgccATCatcacagcaacagcaacagccaTCAATAAACAACTACAATGATTTGCGTTCAGCCATACTTCATAATTCTCATCATCCCAGTGGCAATGCTGTTGATCACTATGAACAGATGCAACAACATAATAGCAATTCATCGCTTACAGCAGCcgcacaacaacagcagcaacaacagcagcagcaacaacagcagcagcaacaacagcaacagcaacatcatcaacaacaacaacaacaccaacagcagcaatcgCAACACAGCCTCTTAAATAATAATGCTAGCAATGGTGGCCTACAAAGCACCAATAACAATGGTTCCACTAGCCATCAGATGCTAATGCGCGGCTCGGCAATAAATACCGCTGGAGGTAATAGCCAAACCGATATGGGTGGACCCGTAAGGAGCAAGCAAAGTGTCGCAGGTGGCGCCGCCAGTGCTGGTCATTTGCAACAGTTATATGCATCACCAAATTATGCTGCAGTTACGCCATCCGAGAATTCATTGAATGTTAAGCATCATCCCAGCAATGGCCATCTGCCGCAGTCTGTTGTACAGCAGCAACAGATTTTGAACAGCAgcaatattggtaaaattgcCGACTATGATCCATTGACCGATGGCCCACGGGCCATGCCAAGTGCTGGTAGATCGACCACCACTTTGGTCTACAGTTCAACCGAACAGCGTGGATCCGGCGGAGCTG CAAACAGTGTGTATCCCAAGAGAATTGGCTCCATACAGAATATTGATCCAGCCAATGGTATTTACGGATCGCTGAGCAGTGCCGAGCAGGCCCAGGCTcagaaacagcaacaataCTATCAACAGGTTCAGATGATGCAGCAACAGGAACAAAATTTACGCCAACAACCATCATATGACTCAGTGCAGGAAAAATCATCGCGTCATGGTGGATCTTTG CGTGTATATCGCGCCATCTATGACTACGAGGCGCAGGACGTCGACGAGGTTAGTTTTCGCGAGGGCGATGTTATCTTCGAAGTGGAATCCATCGATTCCGGCTGGATGACCGGTCGCGTGGAGCGTACCGGAAAGACCGGCATGCTGCCCGCCAACTATGTGGAGCAGGCGGTTATATAA
- the LOC6645338 gene encoding LIM and SH3 domain protein Lasp isoform X1: MNKTCARCQKVVYPIEELKCLDKTWHKTCFKCTECGMALNMKTYKGYNKMPYCEAHIPKAKATAIADTPELKRIAENTKIQSNVKYHADFEKAKGKFTQVADDPETLRIKQNTKHISNVAYHGDLEKKAAMEKQRGSAEVSDSSNESEYFSEQLAAEQFSQYAPTAHSPIPPATAATLHHQQQHQQQHQQQHQQQHQQQQQQQHLYQQQQHHQQQQQQQQHYLQQQQQTLPPPPIQHQQYNTAAITPTYHHQQHPQQQQQEPQQQQHIHRQQSQQQQQLIYDPYAHYQQPQALRQQQLQQQQQQQAIKQASHLYPTASSQSQQHQQQQQLPPSQQQQQQQQQQQQLPSSQQQQQPSINNYNDLRSAILHNSHHPSGNAVDHYEQMQQHNSNSSLTAAAQQQQQQQQQQQQQQQQQQQQHHQQQQQHQQQQSQHSLLNNNASNGGLQSTNNNGSTSHQMLMRGSAINTAGGNSQTDMGGPVRSKQSVAGGAASAGHLQQLYASPNYAAVTPSENSLNVKHHPSNGHLPQSVVQQQQILNSSNIGKIADYDPLTDGPRAMPSAGRSTTTLVYSSTEQRGSGGAANSVYPKRIGSIQNIDPANGIYGSLSSAEQAQAQKQQQYYQQVQMMQQQEQNLRQQPSYDSVQEKSSRHGGSLRVYRAIYDYEAQDVDEVSFREGDVIFEVESIDSGWMTGRVERTGKTGMLPANYVEQAVI, encoded by the exons ACATGGCACAAAACGTGTTTCAAATGTACAGAATGCGGCATGGCGCTCAATATGAAAACTTACAAGGGCTACAACAAAATGCCCTATTGCGAGGC ACATATACCCAAGGCGAAGGCAACGGCTATTGCAGATACGCCTGAATTGAAACGCATTGCTGAGAATACAAAAATCCAATCGAATGTGAAGTATCATGCAGACTTTGagaaggccaaaggcaaatttACACAG GTGGCAGATGACCCGGAAACGTTGCGCATCAAACAGAACACGAAGCACATATCGAATGTGGCATATCATGGTGATCTCGAGAAGAAGGCAGCCATGGAGAAGCAGCGCGGTTCTGCAGAGGTTTCCGATAGCAGCA atgAATCGGAATATTTCTCAGAGCAATTGGCAGCTGAACAATTCTCGCAATATGCACCCACAGCCCACTCGCCCAtaccaccagcaacagcagcaacactgcatcaccagcagcagcatcagcagcagcatcagcagcagcatcagcagcagcatcagcagcagcaacagcagcagcatttgtaccaacagcagcagcaccaccaacaacaacaacaacaacagcaacactatctgcaacaacagcaacagaccTTGCCACCGCCACCCATACAACATCAGCAATACAATACAGCGGCCATAACGCCCACataccaccaccaacaacatccacaacaacaacaacaagaaccacaacaacagcaacacatTCACAGGCAGCAAtcacaacagcagcagcaattgaTCTATGATCCTTATGCACACTATCAGCAACCGCAGGCTTTACGCCAGCAACAgttgcaacagcagcagcaacaacaagccATTAAACAAGCCTCACATCTGTATCCCACAGCATCATCGCAATcacagcagcaccagcagcagcaacagttgcCGCCatcacagcagcagcagcaacagcaacagcagcagcagcagttgccATCatcacagcaacagcaacagccaTCAATAAACAACTACAATGATTTGCGTTCAGCCATACTTCATAATTCTCATCATCCCAGTGGCAATGCTGTTGATCACTATGAACAGATGCAACAACATAATAGCAATTCATCGCTTACAGCAGCcgcacaacaacagcagcaacaacagcagcagcaacaacagcagcagcaacaacagcaacagcaacatcatcaacaacaacaacaacaccaacagcagcaatcgCAACACAGCCTCTTAAATAATAATGCTAGCAATGGTGGCCTACAAAGCACCAATAACAATGGTTCCACTAGCCATCAGATGCTAATGCGCGGCTCGGCAATAAATACCGCTGGAGGTAATAGCCAAACCGATATGGGTGGACCCGTAAGGAGCAAGCAAAGTGTCGCAGGTGGCGCCGCCAGTGCTGGTCATTTGCAACAGTTATATGCATCACCAAATTATGCTGCAGTTACGCCATCCGAGAATTCATTGAATGTTAAGCATCATCCCAGCAATGGCCATCTGCCGCAGTCTGTTGTACAGCAGCAACAGATTTTGAACAGCAgcaatattggtaaaattgcCGACTATGATCCATTGACCGATGGCCCACGGGCCATGCCAAGTGCTGGTAGATCGACCACCACTTTGGTCTACAGTTCAACCGAACAGCGTGGATCCGGCGGAGCTG CAAACAGTGTGTATCCCAAGAGAATTGGCTCCATACAGAATATTGATCCAGCCAATGGTATTTACGGATCGCTGAGCAGTGCCGAGCAGGCCCAGGCTcagaaacagcaacaataCTATCAACAGGTTCAGATGATGCAGCAACAGGAACAAAATTTACGCCAACAACCATCATATGACTCAGTGCAGGAAAAATCATCGCGTCATGGTGGATCTTTG CGTGTATATCGCGCCATCTATGACTACGAGGCGCAGGACGTCGACGAGGTTAGTTTTCGCGAGGGCGATGTTATCTTCGAAGTGGAATCCATCGATTCCGGCTGGATGACCGGTCGCGTGGAGCGTACCGGAAAGACCGGCATGCTGCCCGCCAACTATGTGGAGCAGGCGGTTATATAA